The Prosthecobacter dejongeii genome contains a region encoding:
- a CDS encoding glycosyltransferase translates to MSTSPTVRVLHVLDSLAPGGLENGVVNVAQRLNGQGFDIHSACLRFRGDFAERMPEPDKVVVMGKTGGFSLKAVLALRKHILKTQAEVIHSHNLGTLIYAALATLGGLTHPIVHGEHGQVQKQDLTPKRLAQRRWFFKLCHSVHVVSSSVRDNLQELGLDPQKKIVVTPNGVDSERFSPARDRALAKQDLGLPGNAIVVGIVGRLVALKRHEMLFAAFEKLAVQWPSLRLLVVGDGGADRERLIEAMKGHRYADRILWAGHQNDLPKYYRAMDLLAAPSEIEGLSNAVLEAMACAVPVLAHSACGNAEVIEDGLTGFLSDIQNADMLADCIEAPLKDPALLARCGSGARETVLKRYSMEAMAECYRRLYRDAAGR, encoded by the coding sequence ATGAGCACCTCCCCCACCGTCCGCGTCCTGCACGTCCTCGACTCCCTGGCCCCAGGCGGGCTGGAGAACGGCGTGGTCAATGTGGCTCAAAGGCTGAATGGCCAAGGTTTTGACATTCATTCGGCCTGTCTGCGCTTTCGCGGCGACTTCGCCGAACGCATGCCCGAGCCTGACAAGGTGGTGGTGATGGGTAAGACGGGCGGCTTTTCTCTCAAGGCCGTGCTCGCCCTGCGAAAACACATTTTAAAGACGCAGGCAGAGGTCATCCATTCACACAATTTAGGCACGCTCATCTATGCGGCGCTGGCCACTCTGGGCGGCCTCACGCACCCCATCGTGCATGGGGAGCATGGGCAGGTACAAAAGCAGGACCTCACCCCGAAACGGCTGGCCCAACGGCGCTGGTTTTTTAAGCTGTGCCACAGCGTGCATGTGGTGAGCAGCAGTGTGCGGGATAATCTGCAAGAGCTGGGCCTGGACCCCCAAAAGAAGATCGTGGTGACGCCGAATGGCGTGGACAGCGAGCGCTTTTCGCCAGCCCGAGATCGGGCCCTGGCCAAACAAGATCTGGGCCTCCCCGGCAATGCCATCGTGGTGGGCATCGTGGGCCGCCTCGTGGCGCTGAAGCGGCATGAGATGCTCTTTGCCGCCTTTGAAAAGCTGGCCGTTCAATGGCCCAGCCTGCGCCTGCTGGTGGTGGGCGATGGTGGAGCGGACCGTGAACGCCTCATCGAAGCCATGAAGGGGCATCGTTACGCGGATCGCATCCTCTGGGCCGGGCATCAGAACGACCTGCCTAAGTACTACCGCGCCATGGATCTGCTGGCCGCTCCGTCCGAGATCGAAGGTCTATCCAATGCGGTGCTGGAGGCCATGGCCTGCGCCGTGCCTGTGCTGGCGCATTCCGCCTGTGGCAATGCCGAAGTCATCGAAGATGGCCTAACCGGATTTTTGTCAGACATCCAGAATGCAGACATGCTTGCGGACTGCATCGAGGCCCCGCTAAAGGACCCTGCACTCCTCGCGCGCTGTGGTAGCGGTGCCCGAGAGACGGTGCTGAAGCGCTACTCCATGGAAGCCATGGCCGAGTGCTACCGCAGGCTTTATCGTGACGCCGCAGGACGGTGA
- the nusG gene encoding transcription termination/antitermination protein NusG, protein MPSDQPAWYVIHSKPKCEHLAAAMMQGLPGVESYCPRIRFQRSTRRGKVWFVEALFPSYFFARFVPADSLRAVRHSQNVIRIVDFGDQMVSVSDRVIQLIREEMDGQDIKEVPSGMKVGDTVELTEGPMRGLKGIVNSIHNGQDRVKILLEFLGRESLVEVNASKLLTEQTARQALAGGS, encoded by the coding sequence ATGCCATCTGACCAGCCTGCGTGGTACGTCATTCACTCTAAACCTAAATGCGAGCATCTGGCTGCCGCCATGATGCAGGGGCTGCCTGGGGTAGAGAGCTACTGCCCGCGCATCCGCTTTCAGCGGAGCACGCGGCGGGGAAAGGTGTGGTTTGTGGAGGCTTTGTTCCCCAGCTACTTCTTTGCGCGTTTTGTTCCTGCCGATTCGCTTCGAGCAGTGCGGCATTCGCAGAATGTCATCCGCATTGTGGATTTTGGAGATCAGATGGTTTCGGTCTCAGATCGCGTCATACAATTGATCCGTGAGGAGATGGATGGCCAGGACATCAAGGAGGTCCCCTCTGGCATGAAGGTGGGGGACACTGTGGAGCTCACCGAGGGCCCGATGCGGGGCTTGAAAGGCATCGTCAACAGCATCCACAATGGGCAGGATCGTGTCAAAATCCTCCTCGAATTCCTCGGTCGCGAAAGCCTGGTGGAGGTGAATGCCTCTAAATTGCTGACGGAGCAGACCGCACGTCAGGCTCTGGCAGGGGGATCCTAG
- a CDS encoding DedA family protein, with translation MIGDFLDLILHVDKHLLTFAQNYGTLIYVLLFAIVFCETGLVVTPFLPGDSLLFAVGALSVQGFVRLELIIPLLIAAAIIGDNLNYWIGRKAGTWMVTQKWFKRDYLSKTEAFFVKHGGKAIILARFVPIVRTFAPFTAGFGQMQYSRFLSYSLGGGFIWVLSFTLAGYFLGSIPFIKNNLKLVFVLIIFVSVLPIVIEVIKHKLAAKKKEE, from the coding sequence ATGATTGGCGACTTCCTTGATCTCATCCTGCACGTGGACAAGCACCTGCTCACGTTTGCCCAGAACTATGGCACGCTCATTTACGTGCTGCTCTTCGCCATTGTTTTTTGTGAGACCGGGCTGGTGGTCACGCCGTTTTTGCCGGGGGATTCCCTGCTCTTTGCCGTGGGGGCACTGTCCGTCCAGGGCTTTGTGCGGCTAGAGCTCATCATCCCGCTGCTGATCGCGGCGGCCATCATCGGAGACAACCTGAACTACTGGATCGGCCGCAAGGCCGGGACCTGGATGGTGACGCAGAAGTGGTTCAAACGAGACTACCTCTCCAAGACCGAGGCCTTCTTTGTCAAGCATGGCGGCAAGGCCATCATCCTCGCGCGTTTTGTCCCCATCGTGCGCACCTTTGCCCCCTTCACCGCAGGCTTCGGCCAGATGCAATACTCCCGATTCCTCAGCTACAGCCTAGGCGGTGGTTTCATCTGGGTGCTCAGCTTCACCCTGGCCGGCTACTTCCTCGGCAGCATCCCCTTCATCAAGAATAACCTGAAGCTCGTCTTTGTGCTGATCATCTTCGTCTCTGTCCTGCCCATCGTGATTGAAGTGATCAAACACAAGCTGGCGGCGAAGAAAAAGGAGGAGTGA
- the rnr gene encoding ribonuclease R, with translation MESKILKLLGQADYAPSNVPELIDLLRLNPGQQQELQAVLVDLVKQGLIIRTKGNRYIESRNADLVPGIIQITRGGRGFVQPDESGIGEISIAESATSTALHGDRVLVRRDVKPTGLRKGVTDNNSGTVVRILERKRTQFVGTLQRSKQFLYVIPDDPRIPHNIYVPEPRDVGRQANMGDKVVVEITAWENRQTPPEGEVIEVLGAPDAEGVDMLSVLRHYALPLHFPKEVLAEANSIAKSRPDNQPSVEESAQRVDCRGHNVITIDPDDARDFDDAICIQSAAGGKWKVWVHIADVSHYVRPGSPLDVEAKKRGNSTYLVDRVIPMLPEALSNELCSLKPDVDRLTKCVEFLLSKTGEVISTKFYAAVIRSKRRFTYKEAFAVIQRQPVGEIESMLHDAHDMAQLIRKARFDNGSLDLDFPENKIRLDGQGRVLRIERIENDVSHQLIEEYMLLANEAVAADLMKRNRPAVYRIHEAPKDKKLQDYREDVLSHRIPCGDLSHRPEVQKLLAKLGTLPIGQALKIGFLRSLMRARYAVEPLGHYGLAKTKYTHFTSPIRRYADLVVHRVLFDKVEAPIPALKQIAEHITETEKNSADAERDSKEVKLYAYLESQLASGNPTAYSALVTDTRNFGFFVDVPDLGLSGVVPLSSIQDDFYMLEPTRNHLIGRHTHRVIKLGDRVTVQIYKLDRFKKQVDFELTRERPQAQESRFEPLRGKPPVRPSGKSRGEFQKPNRRREEAPPNRTQESRPQEFQRQDPAPQRGGKFRSEGSKKSSARSLGERTDRPAGPRQEEVTANQPMSKKGGKRSSASAEKVQPWSPPSPKSPETAAESRPQRHGKSASKKAAPPAPDTPESEKKWYQKFGFGKGKAKAPAKKKK, from the coding sequence ATGGAATCGAAAATTCTGAAACTGCTCGGGCAGGCCGATTACGCGCCTTCGAACGTCCCTGAGCTGATTGACCTCCTGCGCCTGAACCCAGGTCAGCAACAAGAGCTGCAAGCTGTGCTGGTGGACCTCGTCAAACAAGGCCTCATCATCCGCACCAAAGGCAATCGCTACATCGAATCGCGCAATGCCGACCTCGTGCCGGGCATCATCCAGATCACCCGTGGCGGGCGTGGGTTTGTCCAGCCGGATGAATCCGGCATCGGCGAAATCAGCATTGCTGAAAGCGCCACCTCCACCGCCCTGCATGGGGACCGCGTGCTGGTGCGGCGCGACGTCAAGCCTACCGGCCTGCGCAAAGGCGTAACGGATAATAATTCCGGGACGGTGGTTCGTATCCTGGAGCGCAAGCGCACCCAGTTTGTGGGCACCCTGCAGCGCAGCAAACAGTTCCTCTACGTCATCCCAGACGATCCCCGCATCCCACACAACATCTACGTGCCCGAGCCGCGCGATGTGGGCCGCCAAGCGAACATGGGTGATAAGGTGGTGGTGGAAATCACCGCCTGGGAAAACCGCCAGACACCACCCGAAGGCGAAGTGATCGAAGTCCTGGGCGCGCCCGATGCCGAAGGCGTGGACATGCTGTCCGTGCTCCGCCACTACGCCCTGCCGCTGCACTTCCCCAAAGAGGTGCTGGCCGAGGCCAACAGCATCGCCAAATCCCGCCCGGATAACCAACCGAGTGTGGAGGAAAGTGCTCAGCGCGTGGATTGCCGGGGCCATAATGTCATCACCATTGACCCGGACGATGCGCGTGACTTTGACGATGCCATCTGCATCCAGTCTGCCGCCGGCGGCAAGTGGAAGGTGTGGGTGCACATTGCCGATGTGTCACACTACGTCCGCCCCGGCAGCCCGCTGGATGTGGAGGCGAAAAAGCGCGGCAACTCGACCTACCTCGTGGACCGCGTGATTCCCATGCTGCCTGAGGCGCTGAGCAACGAGCTGTGCTCGCTGAAACCAGACGTGGATCGGCTAACCAAATGCGTGGAATTTCTCTTGTCCAAAACCGGCGAGGTCATCTCCACGAAGTTCTACGCTGCCGTCATCCGGTCCAAGCGTCGCTTCACCTACAAGGAAGCCTTCGCTGTCATCCAGCGCCAACCTGTGGGCGAGATCGAATCCATGCTGCATGATGCGCATGACATGGCGCAGCTCATCCGCAAGGCTCGCTTTGACAATGGTTCCCTGGATCTGGACTTCCCAGAGAACAAGATCCGCCTGGATGGACAAGGCCGCGTCTTGCGCATCGAACGCATCGAAAACGATGTCTCTCACCAACTCATCGAGGAATACATGCTGCTGGCGAATGAAGCCGTGGCCGCCGACCTCATGAAGCGGAATCGCCCCGCTGTTTACCGCATCCATGAAGCGCCGAAGGACAAGAAACTGCAAGACTACCGTGAGGATGTGCTGAGCCACCGCATCCCCTGCGGTGATCTTTCCCACCGCCCAGAAGTACAAAAGCTGCTGGCCAAGCTGGGCACCCTGCCCATCGGCCAGGCCCTGAAGATCGGCTTCCTGCGCTCCCTCATGCGTGCCCGTTACGCCGTGGAGCCTCTGGGCCACTACGGCCTCGCCAAGACGAAGTACACGCACTTCACCTCGCCCATCCGCCGTTACGCGGATCTAGTCGTCCACCGTGTGTTGTTTGACAAAGTCGAGGCACCCATCCCGGCGCTAAAACAGATCGCCGAACACATCACCGAGACGGAGAAAAACTCGGCCGATGCCGAACGCGACAGCAAAGAGGTGAAGCTTTACGCTTACCTCGAGTCGCAGCTCGCCTCAGGCAATCCCACAGCCTACTCGGCCCTGGTCACAGACACTCGAAACTTTGGTTTCTTTGTGGATGTGCCAGACCTGGGCCTCAGCGGCGTGGTGCCGCTATCCTCCATCCAGGATGATTTCTACATGCTGGAACCCACGCGCAATCACCTCATCGGCCGCCACACCCATCGGGTGATCAAGCTTGGCGACCGCGTGACGGTGCAGATTTACAAGTTGGATCGTTTTAAAAAGCAGGTGGACTTTGAACTCACCCGCGAGAGACCCCAAGCACAGGAATCTCGTTTTGAACCTCTTCGTGGCAAACCACCAGTTAGGCCTTCGGGCAAGTCGCGTGGTGAATTTCAGAAGCCTAATCGGCGCAGGGAGGAGGCCCCCCCAAATCGCACTCAAGAGTCCCGGCCACAGGAGTTTCAGCGTCAGGATCCAGCCCCTCAAAGAGGGGGGAAATTCCGCTCTGAAGGATCGAAGAAATCGAGCGCCCGAAGCCTAGGTGAGCGCACAGATCGTCCAGCAGGACCACGCCAGGAGGAAGTCACTGCAAACCAACCCATGTCCAAAAAGGGAGGTAAACGCAGCAGTGCATCTGCCGAAAAAGTCCAGCCGTGGAGCCCCCCATCACCCAAGTCACCCGAAACGGCAGCGGAATCTCGCCCACAACGTCATGGCAAATCTGCCAGTAAAAAAGCAGCACCTCCCGCCCCTGATACTCCCGAATCGGAGAAAAAGTGGTACCAAAAATTTGGCTTTGGAAAAGGCAAGGCGAAGGCCCCCGCGAAAAAGAAAAAGTGA